A single window of Sneathiella limimaris DNA harbors:
- a CDS encoding histidine phosphatase family protein, which translates to MIPLLVIRHGKTEWNLQKKLQGRRDIPLCEEGIEELKTAIIPAEFQMFEWVSSPLQRAIQTAQILGATDLSIENRLIEMDFGAWEGHTIKELRNCFGEEMIENERQGLDMTPPEGESPRLVRERLASFLRELSSPTIAVTHKGVIRALQSLAYDWDMKQVLPIEYHWNKAHLFLITEEGHVIPERPNVRLEKP; encoded by the coding sequence ATGATTCCTCTTTTGGTAATTCGCCATGGAAAAACAGAGTGGAACTTGCAAAAAAAATTGCAGGGCCGACGGGATATTCCTCTCTGCGAGGAGGGTATTGAAGAGCTCAAAACAGCCATTATTCCTGCAGAGTTTCAAATGTTTGAATGGGTGTCCAGCCCTCTTCAGCGTGCAATCCAAACAGCTCAAATTTTAGGTGCAACTGATCTCAGTATCGAAAATCGTTTGATAGAAATGGATTTTGGTGCCTGGGAAGGGCACACAATTAAGGAGCTACGAAATTGTTTCGGTGAGGAAATGATTGAAAATGAGCGCCAAGGTCTGGATATGACGCCACCGGAAGGGGAGTCACCTCGTCTGGTGAGAGAGCGCTTGGCCTCTTTTCTTAGAGAATTAAGCTCCCCGACTATTGCCGTTACCCATAAAGGTGTTATTAGGGCATTGCAGTCTTTGGCATATGATTGGGATATGAAACAGGTTTTGCCGATTGAGTATCACTGGAATAAGGCTCATCTGTTTCTGATTACCGAAGAAGGTCATGTCATTCCAGAGCGCCCAAATGTAAGATTGGAAAAGCCATAA